ACCGATAGCAATTGCGTTCTTGTAATCTCTAGCTTTTTCATACTTAGCGCAGGAATAGCCCGCAATTAAAGGTGCAAGAGTCAGCGCAAGAAACAGCCCTGAGCCAGGAACGAAAACAAGTAAATTTAATATTGCAATTGTCGCAAGTCCTAAAAGGAAAGATTTAATTCTGCTCATTTATTGTCAAATAACCTCCAAATTATTTAAATTCTCGCTCGCATATTTAAGTTTAAGTGATTGAAAAATGAAAGGCGATTTAGAAGATAATATTTTCATGCTCGTAGGCCCTGTTAAAATGCATCCCCGCGTTATTAAGGCTATGCTGAGGCCGGCATTAAATCATAGAAGCAAAGAATACGGCGAAATTTTAGCAGAGGTAAGAGAGCTGCTTAAATACGCATTTAATTCGCAGCGCGATGTAGCGCTAATTACAGGCTCTGGTACCGCAGGGTTAGATTGCGCACTTTCGAATCTGCTAAAGCCTAAAGATAAAGTTCTATGCCCGTATAATGGCAAGTTTGGAGAGCGTTTGTATAAAATAGCTCAGCTCTACGCAAGCGCTACAGCACTTACTTTCGAATGGGGTAAAGTTATAGATATTAAAAAAGTAGAAGAAGAGCTTAAGAAAGGCTACGATGCAATTGTGCTGTGCCATAACGAAACATCTACTGGCATGACAAACCAAGCTGGAGAGATAGGTAAATTAGCAAAAAAGTATGGCTGCTATTATATTGTAGACGGTATAACTTCAGTTGGAGGCATTGTAGTTGAGCCAGAAGCTTGGAACATAGATATTCTAGTAACAGGCTCGCAGAAATGTTTAGCAGCACCTGCTGGCTTATCCGCACTTTCAGTTTCTCAAAAAGCTTATGAAAGACTTGAGCCTAGAAATTATTATTTAGACTTGAAAAAACATATTGACAGACTAAAGAATAATGATACACCATATACCTCTGCAGTCCCTTTAGTGCTGGCTTTGCGCGAAGCGTTAGTAATGCTAAAAGAAGAAGGTCTTGAGACTAGAATAAAAAGAACTTCTAAACTTGCTGATGCTTGTAGAAAAGCAACTGAAGGTCTCGGCTTAGAGCTATTCTCGGAAGGTAATTATTCTAACACGCTCACTGCGATTAAATATCCAAATGGAATTTCAGACGAGCTAAGAAAGAACTTATTTGAAGAGCGCAGAGTAATAGTTGCAGGTGCGCAAGACCCTTATAAAGGTAAATTCTTCAGAATAGGTCATATGGGTATTTGTTCTTTTAGCGACTTACTAGCTACTTTCGGAGCTCTAGAGGCAAGCTTGAAAAAATTTGGATATAACGCAAGCGCTGGCGCTTTAGAAGCTATTGCTAAGTGCTTATGATAATTTATCATCAAGACTATCTTAAGCATGTCCTTTCTTTTGGTCACCCAGAAAGTCCTGAGAGACTCAAAGCTATAGTTAAAAAATTGAATGAAGAAAAGCTTTGGGATAATGTTTTAGAGCCTAAAGAAGCTAGAATTGAACATCTGAGAAAAGTTCATGACTTTGAGTACATTGAAGCTGTAAAAAACCAGGGCTTTATTGGCTTTGAGGCTCCTGTGCATGCAGATACTTTTAGAATAGCTGCACTTGCTGCTGGAGGCGCTATCCTTGCAGCTACTGAAAGCTATGAGAATAAGAAAACTTCTTTTGCTTTAGTAAGACCGCCGGGCCATCATGCAGGTAAAGATTATGGCGGCGGCTTCTGCTATTTCAATAATATTGCGATTGCAACCAAAGTTCTTAACAAAAGGGCAGAAATTATTGATATTGATTTGCATCACGGGAATGGTACAAGCGATATTTTCTACGAAGACGATAAAGTTCTGTATATCTCAATACATCAATACGGCATTTACCCAGGTACTGGCTATTTAAATGAAGTTGGTAAAGGGAAAGGTGAAGGATTTACAATAAATATCCCATTTACGAGCGGCTGCGGCGATAGCTCTTATACACTAGCATTTGAAAAAGTTATAGAGCCTGCTACTGAGCAATTTAAGCCTGAGATTATTCTCGTGAGTTTTGGTAGCGATGCTCATTACATGGATCCTCTTGGAGGATTAGCACTCTCTACCTCAGGATATCTAGAAATTGCAAAAAAGATTATTAAGTTGAGTAATGAGCTATGCGAAAGGAAAGCTATGTTCGTACTCGAGGGTGGCTATCATTTAGAAGCTCTAGCTGAATGTGTTGCAACTATTATTGGCGCAATGCAAAACAAACAGATAGAATCTAAGTTTAATGACGTTAGAGACGTTAGCGGTATTGGAACGAGAATAATTGAAAAAATAATAGAAGTGCAGAAAAGATATTGGAGGTTGTGAAAAAAAAAAGTGAGGGCTAAAAAAATCATAATTACATTCTTTATTCTGGCTATAGCTCTTGCGTCTCTCTTCCCCAACTCATATCCGGCGCTACAACTTTCAGAGTTGCGAGCTCAAACCAAAGCACAAAAAGCTCTCCCTATATTTTCAGATGATTTCGAAAATAGCTTAGGCAAATGGGGTATAACACCAGCTGGAAAATGGAATTTGAGTACGAGTTACGCATACTCAGGAATTTATTCTGCAAGAGCTCTTTACGATGCAAACAATGCTAACTATAATTTAGTGTCTCAAGAAATTAACTTGACCACAGCTACAAATGCAAAATTCAGATATGTATTTAGAGGTAGCTCTGAAAGTGGTTACGATTACCTCTACGTAGAAATAAAAAAAGCTACAGAAACTACATGGACACAATTAGCTAACTATACAGGCACAGCATATGAAAAATCTTGG
The Candidatus Thermoplasmatota archaeon genome window above contains:
- a CDS encoding alanine--glyoxylate aminotransferase family protein encodes the protein MKGDLEDNIFMLVGPVKMHPRVIKAMLRPALNHRSKEYGEILAEVRELLKYAFNSQRDVALITGSGTAGLDCALSNLLKPKDKVLCPYNGKFGERLYKIAQLYASATALTFEWGKVIDIKKVEEELKKGYDAIVLCHNETSTGMTNQAGEIGKLAKKYGCYYIVDGITSVGGIVVEPEAWNIDILVTGSQKCLAAPAGLSALSVSQKAYERLEPRNYYLDLKKHIDRLKNNDTPYTSAVPLVLALREALVMLKEEGLETRIKRTSKLADACRKATEGLGLELFSEGNYSNTLTAIKYPNGISDELRKNLFEERRVIVAGAQDPYKGKFFRIGHMGICSFSDLLATFGALEASLKKFGYNASAGALEAIAKCL
- a CDS encoding histone deacetylase, whose protein sequence is MIIYHQDYLKHVLSFGHPESPERLKAIVKKLNEEKLWDNVLEPKEARIEHLRKVHDFEYIEAVKNQGFIGFEAPVHADTFRIAALAAGGAILAATESYENKKTSFALVRPPGHHAGKDYGGGFCYFNNIAIATKVLNKRAEIIDIDLHHGNGTSDIFYEDDKVLYISIHQYGIYPGTGYLNEVGKGKGEGFTINIPFTSGCGDSSYTLAFEKVIEPATEQFKPEIILVSFGSDAHYMDPLGGLALSTSGYLEIAKKIIKLSNELCERKAMFVLEGGYHLEALAECVATIIGAMQNKQIESKFNDVRDVSGIGTRIIEKIIEVQKRYWRL